AGGAAACCGCGCTGCTCGAAAGCCTCGAAGGCAAGAAGGGCCAGCCGCGGCTGAAGCCGCCGTTCCCGGCCAATGTCGGCCTGTTCGGTTGCCCGACCACCGTGAACAACGTCGAGTCCATCGCGGTTGCGCCGGACATCCTGCGCCGCGGCGCGGCCTGGTTCGCCGGCATCGGCCGTCCGAACAATGTCGGCACCAAGCTGTTCTGTATCTCCGGCCATGTCGAGCGGCCCTGCAACGTCGAAGAGGCCATGGGCATTCCGTTCCGTGAGCTGATCGACAAGCATTGCGGCGGCATCCGTGGCGGCTGGGACAACCTCAAGGCCGTGATCCCCGGCGGATCGTCGGTGCGCATGGTGCCGGCCGAGCAGATCATCGACACGCCGATGGATTTCGACTCCTTGAGCAAGCTGCGCTCCGGCCTCGGCACTGCGGCCGTCATCGTGATGGACAAGTCGACCGATCTGATCCGCGCCATCGCCCGCATCTCCTATTTCTACAAGCATGAGAGCTGCGGCCAGTGCACGCCGTGCCGCGAGGGCACGGGCTGGATGTGGCGCGTGTTGACCCGCATGGCCGAAGGCCGCGCCCACAAGCGCGAGATCGACATGCTGCTCGAGGTGACGAAGCAGGTCGAAGGCCACACCATCTGCGCGCTCGGCGACGCGGCGGCCTGGCCGATCCAGGGTTTGATCGCGCATTTCCGTCACGAGATCGAGGCGCGCATCGACGAGTATTCGCATAGAGCTGACATTGACGATATCGGCGTCCGCGATCCCGTGAACATGGTCGCGGCGGAGTAAGAAGAATGACCAAGCTCATCATCGACGGCAAAGAGATCGATGTCCCCGCCGAGTACACGCTGTTGCAGGCGTGCGAAGCGGCCGGCGCCGAGATTCCGCGCTTCTGCTATCACGAGCGGCTGTCGATCGCCGGCAATTGCCGGATGTGCCTCGTCGAGGTGAAGGGCGGCCCGAAGCCGGTCGCGAGCTGCGCCTGGGGCGTGCGCGATTGCCGTCCGGGTCCCAAGGGCGAACCGCCGGAAATCTCGACACGATCGCCGATGGTGAAGAAGGCGCGCGAAGGCGTGATGGAATTCCTTCTGATCAACCATCCCCTGGACTGCCCGATCTGCGACCAGGGCGGCGAGTGCGACCTGCAGGACCAGGCGATGGGCTACGGTGTCGACACCAGCCGTTTCGCCGAGAACAAGCGCGCGGTGGAGGACAAATATCTCGGCGCGCTGGTCAAGACCTCGATGAACCGCTGCATCCAGTGCACGCGCTGTGTCCGCTTCTCGGCGGAAGTGGCGGGCGCCCCTGAGATGGGTGCGACCGGTCGCGGCGAGGACATGGAGATCACGACCTATCTCGAGCACGCGCTGACGTCTGAATTGCAGGGCAATCTCGTCGACATCTGCCCGGTCGGCGCGTTGACCTCGAAGCCTTATGCCTTTGCGGCGCGCCCGTGGGAGCTCGGCAAGACCCAGTCGATCGACGTCATGGACGGCGTTGGATCTGCGATCCGCGTCGACACCCGCGGCCGCGAGGTGATGCGCATTCTGCCGCGCATCAACGAGGCGGTGAACGAGGAGTGGATCTCCGACAAGACCCGCCACGTCGTCGACGGCCTGCGCACCCAGCGCCTCGACCGGCCCTATATCCGGGAGGCCGGCAAGCTGCGCGCGGCGAGCTGGAGCGAGGCCTTTGCTGCGATCGCGGCCAAGGCGGCGCGCACCGACGGCAAGCGCATCGGCGCGATCGCGGGCGATCTCGCCGGCGTCGAGGAGATGTTCGCGCTGAAGGACCTGCTCGCCAAATACGGCTCGGCCAATCTGGCGGTGCAGGGCGGCGACGCCTTCGATCCCGCGCTCGGCCGCGGCTCCTACATTTTCAACCCGACGCTGGCAGGCGTGGAGCAGGCGGATGCGCTGCTCATCATCGGTGCCAATCCGCGGAAGGAGGCGGCCGTGTTCAACGCCCGCATCCGCAAGCGCTGGCGCGCCGGCGGTTTCAAGGTCGGCGTGATCGGCGCCAAGCCAGATCTGACCTACGACTACGATCACCTCGGTGCGGGCACCGAGACGCTCGGTGAGCTGGCGGCCGGCAGGCACTCCTTCATGGACGTGCTGAAGAACGCCAAGAACCCCATCATCCTGGTCGGCGGGGGCGCGGCCTCGCGCCACGACGGCGCGGCCGTTCTCGCGGCCGCTGCCAAGCTCGCGCTCGACGTCGGGGCGGTCAAGGACGGCTGGAACGGCTTTGGCGTGCTGCACGAGACCGCCTCGCGCGTCGGCGCGCTCGATATCGGCTTCTCCGCAACCGGCGGCGGGCTGAACGCTGCGCAGATGACCACGTTCGGCACGCTGGACTTGCTGTTCCTGCTCGGCGCCGACGAGATCAACGCGCCTGACGGCACCTTCGTCGTCTATATCGGCACCCATGGCGACCGCGGCGCACACCGCGCCGACGTCATCCTGCCTGCGGCGGCCTATACCGAGAAGTCGGCGATCTACGTCAACACCGAAGGCCGCGTGCAGATGACCGGCCGCGCCGCGTTCCCGCCGGGAGAGGCCCGCGAGGACTGGGCGATCATTCGCGCGCTGTCGGAAGCGCTCGGCAAGAAGCTGGGCTACGACTCGCTTGCGGCCCTGCGTCAGGCGGTGTTCAAGGCGGTGCCGCACCTGATCCGTCTCGATCAGATCGAGGCCGGCTCGGCCGACCAGATCAAGAAGCTGGCAGGGAAGGGCGGCTCGCCGGAAAAGGCGCCGTTCAAGCCGCTGGTCGAGGACTTCTACCTGACCAACCCAATCGCGCGTGCCTCCGCCGTGATGGCGGAATGCTCGCGCCTCGCCTCCGGGCATATGCTGACCGCAGCGGAGTGAGCGTGATCTGATGGAATTTTTCGAAAGCGCATTCTGGACCGGGTTCCTCTGGCCGCTGATCATCATGGTCGCGCAGAGCGTCCTCGTGCTCGTCGTCCTCCTGGTCGCGATCGCCTACATCCTGCTCGCCGACCGCAAGATCTGGGCGGCGGTGCAGATCCGGCGCGGCCCGAACGTGGTCGGCCCCTGGGGGCTGCTGCAATCCTTCGCGGACCTGCTCAAGTTCGTGCTGAAGGAGCCGATCATCCCGGCCGGCGCCAACAAGGGCGTGTTCCTGCTGGCCCCGCTGGTGTCGTGCGTGCTGGCGCTCGCGGCCTGGGCGGTGATCCCGACCAATCTCGGCTGGGTGATCGCCGACATCAATGTCGGCGTTCTCTTCATCTTCGCGATCTCGTCGCTGTCGATCTACGGCATCATCATGGCCGGCTGGTCGTCGAACTCGAAATACCCGTTCCTCGCCGCGCTGCGCTCGGCGGCGCAGATGGTGTCCTATGAAGTCTCGATCGGCTTCGTCATCATCACCGTGCTGCTCTGTGCCGGCACGCTGAATCTCTCGGCCGTGGTCGAAGCCCAGCACGCGCGCGGCCTTGCCAGCCTGATCGGGCTGCCGCAGCTGACCATCCTGAACTGGTATGTCTGGCCGCTGTTCCCGATGTTCGTGGTGTTCTACGTCTCGGCGCTGGCGGAAACCAACCGCCCTCCGTTCGACCTCGTGGAAGCTGAATCCGAGCTCGTCGCCGGCTTCATGGTCGAGTACGGCTCGACGCCGTACCTCCTGTTCATGCTCGGCGAGTATGTCGCGATCGTCACGATGTGCGCGCTGGCGACGATCCTGTTCCTCGGAGGCTGGCTGCCGCCGGTCGACCTGCCGCCCTTCAACTGGGTGCCGGGGATCATCTGGTTCTCGCTGAAACTGTTCTTCATGTTCTTCCTGTTCGCGATGGCAAAGGCGATCGTGCCGCGCTACCGCTACGATCAACTGATGCGCCTCGGCTGGAAGGTGTTCCTGCCGCTGTCGCTGGTGATGGTGATCGTGGTGGCCGGCGTGCTGCATTTCGCCGGCATCGCGCCGAAGTGAGGGCCGTCATGGGTATCAACATCAACGCCACTGCTCGCTCGCTTCTGCTGTCGGAATTCGTCTCGGCGTTCTTCCTCGCCATGCGCTATTTCTTCCAGCCGAAGCCGACGCTGAACTATCCGTTCGAGAAGGGCCCGATCTCGCCGCGCTTCCGCGGCGAGCATGCGCTGCGCCGCTATCCGAACGGCGAGGAACGCTGCATCGCCTGCAAGCTCTGCGAAGCGGTCTGCCCGGCGCAGGCCATCACCATCGAGGCCGGCCCGCGCCGCAACGACGGCACTCGCCGCACCGTGCGCTACGACATCGACATGGTGAAGTGCATCTATTGCGGCCTCTGCCAGGAGGCCTGTCCGGTCGACGCCATCGTCGAAGGTCCGAACTTCGAGTTCGCGACCGAGACCCGCGAGGAACTGTTCTATGACAAGGCCAAGCTGCTCGCCAACGGCGATCGCTGGGAACGCGAGATCGCGAAAGCGATCGAGCTCGACGCGCCGTACCGGTGAGGTGAGGGCATGATCCTTCCCGCGCTCTTCTTCTATCTCTTCGCCGGCGTCTGTGTCGCCTCGGCGGTGATGGTGATTGTCTCGCGCAATCCCGTGCACTCCGTGCTGTACCTGATCCTGGCCTTCGTCAACGCATCCGGCCTGTTCGTGCTGATGGGCGCCGAATTCCTCGGCATGATGCTGATCGTCGTCTATGTCGGCGCGGTCGCTGTGCTGTTCCTGTTCGTGATCATGATGCTCGACGTCGATTTCCTCGAGCTGCGCGAGGGCTTCATCGAGTATCTGCCGGTTGGCCTCGTGATCGGCGGCATCTTCCTGTTCGAGCTGCTGCTCACCGTCGGCTTCTGGGTCATCAACCCCGGCGTCGCCAAGACGATCACGGCGGCGATCCCGGCGAACGTCTCCAATACCGAGGCGCTCGGGCTCGTGCTCTATACGAAGTACATCCACTACTTCCAGCTCTCTGGCATGGTGCTGCTGGTCGCCATGATCGGCGCCATCGTGCTGACGCTGCGCCACAAGGCGAGCGTCAAGCGGCAGGACATCAACGTTCAGAACGCGCGCACGCCCGAGATGGCGATGGCGATGCGCAAGGTGGCGCCGGGGCAGGGGCTCTCGGACGCCGATGCGGCGGAGTGGGTGAAATGACGATCGGGCTCGGGCACTATCTGGCGGTCGGCGCGATCCTGTTCACGCTGGGGATCCTCGGCATCTTCCTGAACCGCAAGAACATCATCGTCATCCTGATGTCGATCGAGCTTATCCTGCTCGCGGTCAACATCAACCTCGTGGCGTTCTCGACCTTCCTCGGCGACATCGTCGGCCAGGTCTTCGCGCTTTTGGTGCTGACCGTCGCAGCCGCTGAAGCCGCGATCGGTCTCGCCATCCTGGTGGTCTATTTCCGCAACCGCGGCTCGATCGCGGTTGAGGACGTCAATCTGATGAAGGGCTGATCGCATGATCCGGAAAAGTGGACACCGGTTTTCCGACCAGATCATGCGGAAAGAGTAAGTCATGGTTCAGGCAATTGTCTTTCTGCCTCTGCTGGGCGCCGTTCTGGCCGGCCTGATCGCGCTATTCGGCGCGCATGCCCGCAACCCCTCGGGCGACGAGCTCGATCATCACGGCGACCATGGCCATGGCGATGCCCACGCGTCGGCGGCCCACGACTCTCATGGGCATGACGACCATGGCCACGACGATCACGGCCATGGCCCGACCGAGCCCGCCGCGGCGGGCTCGCGCGGCGCCGAGCTGATCACGACGGCTTTGCTGTTCGTCTCGGCGGCGCTGTCCTGGATGACGCTGGTCGATGTCGGCTTCATGCACCACGACTACAGGATCCAGATGCTGCCCTGGATCTTCTCGGGCGACCTCCAGGTCTGGTGGACGCTGCGCGTCGACACGCTCACGGCCGTGATGCTGGTGGTGGTGACCACCGTCTCCTCGCTCGTGCACCTCTATTCCATCGGCTACATGGACGAGGATCCGAACCGGCCGCGCTTCTTCGGCTATCTCTCGCTGTTCACCTTCGCCATGCTGATGCTGGTGACGGCGGACAACCTCGTGCAGTTGTTCTTCGGCTGGGAAGGTGTGGGTCTGGCCAGCTATCTGCTGATCGGATTCTGGTACCAGAAGCCGTCGGCGAACGCCGCCGCAATCAAGGCCTTCGTCGTCAACCGTGTCGGCGACTTCGGTTTCGCGCTCGGCATCTTCGCGGTCTTCATGCTGGCCGGCTCGACCGATTTCGAGACCATCTTCCATGCCGCGCCTGGCCTAACCGGCAAGACCATCAACTTCCTCGGCTGGCATGCCGACGCGCTGACGCTGACCTGTCTCCTCCTGTTCATGGGTGCGATGGGCAAGTCGGCACAGTTCCTGCTGCACACCTGGTTGCCGGACGCGATGGAAGGCCCGACCCCGGTCTCCGCGCTGATCCACGCCGCGACCATGGTCACCGCCGGCGTGTTCATGGTGGCGCGCCTGTCGCCGCTGTTCGAACTCGCCCCGAACGCGCAGGCCGTCGTGATGTTCTTCGGCGCCACCACGGCGTTCTTCGCCGCGACCATCGGCCTCGTCCAGAACGACATCAAGCGCATCGTCGCCTATTCGACCTGCTCGCAGCTCGGCTACATGTTCGTGGCGATGGGAGCAGGGGCCTACTCGGTCGGCATGTTCCATCTGTTCACGCACGCCTTCTTCAAGGCGCTGCTGTTCCTGGGTTCCGGCTCGGTGATCTACGCGATGCACCACGAGCAGGACATCCGCAACATGGGCGGCCTCTGGAAGAAGATCCCCTACACCTATGCGGTGATGGTGGTCGGCACGCTGGCGCTGACCGGCTTCCCGCTTACCGCGGGCTATTTCTCCAAGGACGCGATCATCGAAGCGGCCTACGCCTCGCATAATCCGTTCGGAGTGTACGGCTTCCTGATGACGGTCGTCGCGGCCGGCCTGACCTCGTTCTACTCCTGGCGCCTGATCTTCAAGACCTTCCACGGAGAGCCGCATGACGAGCATCACTATGAGGCCGCGCATGAGGCTCCGATCTGGATGCTGATCCCGATCGGCGTGCTCGCGGTCGGCTCGTTCGTCGCGGGCCTGCCGTTCAAGGAGCTGTTCGCCGGTCACGGCATCGAGGAGTTCTTCCGCGAGTCCGTGAAGATGAATCCGCACATCATCGAGGAGATGCACCACATCCCGCAGGCCATCGCGTTGCTGCCGACCGTGATGATGGTGCTGGGCTTCCTGGTGTCGTACTTGTTCTATATCCGCCGGCCCTACCTGCCGGTCGAGCTCGCGAACACGCAGCCGATGCTGTACCAGTTCCTGCTCAACAAATGGTACTTCGACGAGCTCTACGACATCATCTTCGTCCGTCCGGCGAAGTGGATCGGTTACCAGCTCTGGAAGAAGGGCGACGGCTTCATCATCGACGGCCTCGGTCCCGACGGCGTTTCGGCCCGGGTCCTGGACGTCACCCGCAACGTCGTGAAGATCCAGACCGGCTATCTCTATCACTACGCGTTCGCCATGCTGATCGGCGCCGCCGGCCTGATCACCTGGTTCATGTTCGGCTTTGGAGGCCAGTAAATGACAACCTGGCCCATTCTTTCGGTCACGACGTTCCTGCCGCTGGTCGGCGCGCTGATCGTCTATCTCAGCCGCGGCGATGACGAGGCGGCCAAGCGCAACTCGCGCTGGATCGCGCTCTGGACCACGCTGATCACCTTCGCGGTGTCGGTGATCCTGGTCATGCGCTTCGACCCGTCGAATCCCGACTTCCAGTTCGTCGAGAAGGCGAACTGGCTCGCCACAGGCATCACCTACCACATGGGCGTCGACGGCATCTCGCTGCCGCTGGTGATCCTCACCACCGCGGTGATGCCGTTCTGCATCATCGCGAGCTGGAAGGCGATCACCAACCGCGTCCGCGAATACATGATGGCGTTCCTGATCCTGGAAACGCTGATGATCGGCACCTTCTCCGCGCTCGATCTCGTGCTGTTCTATCTGTTCTTCGAGGGCGGCCTGATCCCGATGTTCCTGATCATCGGCGTCTGGGGCGGTCCGCGCCGGGTCTACGCGTCATTCAAGTTCTTCCTCTACACGCTGCTCGGCTCGGTCCTGATGCTGCTCGCCATCATGGCGCTGTACTGGAACGGCGGCACCACCGATATCCCGACCCTGATGCACACCGCCGTGCCGCGGTCCCTGCAGACCTGGGCCTGGCTCGCCTTCTTCGCCTCCTTCGCGGTGAAGATGCCGATGTGGCCGGTACACACCTGGCTTCCCGACGCGCATGTCGAGGCGCCGACGGCGGGCTCGGTGGTCCTCGCCGCGATTCTGCTGAAGATGGGCGGCTACGGCTTCCTGCGCTTCTCGCTGCCGATGTTCCCGCTAGCCTCGCACGACTTCGCGCCGCTGGTCTTCACGCTCTCGGCCATCGCCATCATCTACACCTCGCTGGTTGCCTTGATGCAGGAGGACATGAAGAAACTGATTGCCTACTCGTCGGTGGCGCATATGGGCTTCGTCACCATGGGCATCTTCGCGGGCACCATGCAGGGCGTCGCCGGCGGCGTGTTCCAGATGATCTCGCACGGCATCGTCTCCGGCGCGCTGTTCCTCTGCGTCGGCGTCGTCTACGACCGTCTGCACACCCGCGAGATCGCGGCCTATGGCGGCCTCGTCAACCGGATGCCGCTCTACGCGATGACATTCATGGTCTTCACCATGGCCAATGTCGGTCTGCCCGGCACGAGCGGCTTCGTCGGCGAGTTCAT
The nucleotide sequence above comes from Bradyrhizobium sp. NDS-1. Encoded proteins:
- the nuoF gene encoding NADH-quinone oxidoreductase subunit NuoF, producing MLEDKDRIFKNLYGLHDWGLEGARRRGAWDGTKNIIDKGRDWIINEMKASGLRGRGGAGFPTGLKWSFMPKESTDGRPSYLVVNADESEPGTCKDREIMRHDPHLLIEGCLIASCAMNAHACYIYVRGEFIREREHLQAAIDQAYEAKLVGKDNVNGWPFDIYVAHGAGAYICGEETALLESLEGKKGQPRLKPPFPANVGLFGCPTTVNNVESIAVAPDILRRGAAWFAGIGRPNNVGTKLFCISGHVERPCNVEEAMGIPFRELIDKHCGGIRGGWDNLKAVIPGGSSVRMVPAEQIIDTPMDFDSLSKLRSGLGTAAVIVMDKSTDLIRAIARISYFYKHESCGQCTPCREGTGWMWRVLTRMAEGRAHKREIDMLLEVTKQVEGHTICALGDAAAWPIQGLIAHFRHEIEARIDEYSHRADIDDIGVRDPVNMVAAE
- the nuoG gene encoding NADH-quinone oxidoreductase subunit NuoG; protein product: MTKLIIDGKEIDVPAEYTLLQACEAAGAEIPRFCYHERLSIAGNCRMCLVEVKGGPKPVASCAWGVRDCRPGPKGEPPEISTRSPMVKKAREGVMEFLLINHPLDCPICDQGGECDLQDQAMGYGVDTSRFAENKRAVEDKYLGALVKTSMNRCIQCTRCVRFSAEVAGAPEMGATGRGEDMEITTYLEHALTSELQGNLVDICPVGALTSKPYAFAARPWELGKTQSIDVMDGVGSAIRVDTRGREVMRILPRINEAVNEEWISDKTRHVVDGLRTQRLDRPYIREAGKLRAASWSEAFAAIAAKAARTDGKRIGAIAGDLAGVEEMFALKDLLAKYGSANLAVQGGDAFDPALGRGSYIFNPTLAGVEQADALLIIGANPRKEAAVFNARIRKRWRAGGFKVGVIGAKPDLTYDYDHLGAGTETLGELAAGRHSFMDVLKNAKNPIILVGGGAASRHDGAAVLAAAAKLALDVGAVKDGWNGFGVLHETASRVGALDIGFSATGGGLNAAQMTTFGTLDLLFLLGADEINAPDGTFVVYIGTHGDRGAHRADVILPAAAYTEKSAIYVNTEGRVQMTGRAAFPPGEAREDWAIIRALSEALGKKLGYDSLAALRQAVFKAVPHLIRLDQIEAGSADQIKKLAGKGGSPEKAPFKPLVEDFYLTNPIARASAVMAECSRLASGHMLTAAE
- the nuoH gene encoding NADH-quinone oxidoreductase subunit NuoH — its product is MEFFESAFWTGFLWPLIIMVAQSVLVLVVLLVAIAYILLADRKIWAAVQIRRGPNVVGPWGLLQSFADLLKFVLKEPIIPAGANKGVFLLAPLVSCVLALAAWAVIPTNLGWVIADINVGVLFIFAISSLSIYGIIMAGWSSNSKYPFLAALRSAAQMVSYEVSIGFVIITVLLCAGTLNLSAVVEAQHARGLASLIGLPQLTILNWYVWPLFPMFVVFYVSALAETNRPPFDLVEAESELVAGFMVEYGSTPYLLFMLGEYVAIVTMCALATILFLGGWLPPVDLPPFNWVPGIIWFSLKLFFMFFLFAMAKAIVPRYRYDQLMRLGWKVFLPLSLVMVIVVAGVLHFAGIAPK
- the nuoI gene encoding NADH-quinone oxidoreductase subunit NuoI, translating into MNINATARSLLLSEFVSAFFLAMRYFFQPKPTLNYPFEKGPISPRFRGEHALRRYPNGEERCIACKLCEAVCPAQAITIEAGPRRNDGTRRTVRYDIDMVKCIYCGLCQEACPVDAIVEGPNFEFATETREELFYDKAKLLANGDRWEREIAKAIELDAPYR
- a CDS encoding NADH-quinone oxidoreductase subunit J, with translation MILPALFFYLFAGVCVASAVMVIVSRNPVHSVLYLILAFVNASGLFVLMGAEFLGMMLIVVYVGAVAVLFLFVIMMLDVDFLELREGFIEYLPVGLVIGGIFLFELLLTVGFWVINPGVAKTITAAIPANVSNTEALGLVLYTKYIHYFQLSGMVLLVAMIGAIVLTLRHKASVKRQDINVQNARTPEMAMAMRKVAPGQGLSDADAAEWVK
- the nuoK gene encoding NADH-quinone oxidoreductase subunit NuoK, which translates into the protein MTIGLGHYLAVGAILFTLGILGIFLNRKNIIVILMSIELILLAVNINLVAFSTFLGDIVGQVFALLVLTVAAAEAAIGLAILVVYFRNRGSIAVEDVNLMKG
- the nuoL gene encoding NADH-quinone oxidoreductase subunit L is translated as MVQAIVFLPLLGAVLAGLIALFGAHARNPSGDELDHHGDHGHGDAHASAAHDSHGHDDHGHDDHGHGPTEPAAAGSRGAELITTALLFVSAALSWMTLVDVGFMHHDYRIQMLPWIFSGDLQVWWTLRVDTLTAVMLVVVTTVSSLVHLYSIGYMDEDPNRPRFFGYLSLFTFAMLMLVTADNLVQLFFGWEGVGLASYLLIGFWYQKPSANAAAIKAFVVNRVGDFGFALGIFAVFMLAGSTDFETIFHAAPGLTGKTINFLGWHADALTLTCLLLFMGAMGKSAQFLLHTWLPDAMEGPTPVSALIHAATMVTAGVFMVARLSPLFELAPNAQAVVMFFGATTAFFAATIGLVQNDIKRIVAYSTCSQLGYMFVAMGAGAYSVGMFHLFTHAFFKALLFLGSGSVIYAMHHEQDIRNMGGLWKKIPYTYAVMVVGTLALTGFPLTAGYFSKDAIIEAAYASHNPFGVYGFLMTVVAAGLTSFYSWRLIFKTFHGEPHDEHHYEAAHEAPIWMLIPIGVLAVGSFVAGLPFKELFAGHGIEEFFRESVKMNPHIIEEMHHIPQAIALLPTVMMVLGFLVSYLFYIRRPYLPVELANTQPMLYQFLLNKWYFDELYDIIFVRPAKWIGYQLWKKGDGFIIDGLGPDGVSARVLDVTRNVVKIQTGYLYHYAFAMLIGAAGLITWFMFGFGGQ
- a CDS encoding NADH-quinone oxidoreductase subunit M; the encoded protein is MTTWPILSVTTFLPLVGALIVYLSRGDDEAAKRNSRWIALWTTLITFAVSVILVMRFDPSNPDFQFVEKANWLATGITYHMGVDGISLPLVILTTAVMPFCIIASWKAITNRVREYMMAFLILETLMIGTFSALDLVLFYLFFEGGLIPMFLIIGVWGGPRRVYASFKFFLYTLLGSVLMLLAIMALYWNGGTTDIPTLMHTAVPRSLQTWAWLAFFASFAVKMPMWPVHTWLPDAHVEAPTAGSVVLAAILLKMGGYGFLRFSLPMFPLASHDFAPLVFTLSAIAIIYTSLVALMQEDMKKLIAYSSVAHMGFVTMGIFAGTMQGVAGGVFQMISHGIVSGALFLCVGVVYDRLHTREIAAYGGLVNRMPLYAMTFMVFTMANVGLPGTSGFVGEFMTLLGTFKVSIPTAFFASFGVILSACYALWLYRKVVFGALVKPQLASMKDLTFRECLTLFPMIALTILFGVYPKPVLDMSAASVQQLVNNYNTAVTAVKAAALLQ